The DNA sequence TGGCTAGAGATATAGTCCATAGGGGAGCAATCTATTTAGATTTCTTGGGGGCAGCTTTTTTTAGCACCCTATTCcagttaattttcttttcctcctacATGGATGAAGGAATTAACTACTGCAATTTCCAGAGCTTGTGGAGTTAAGAGCCTTTATGGGCACATGTCCAAGAAATGAGGGGCTTAAGATCTCATGAATTCGTGTCCTTCTCTGACATGCCTACAGTGTTCCTCTGCAGAAACAGAGCAAGGCAGTTCGGTTTCTCAAGCTCCCCTCTGTCACAACAGCCACTCTATGCATGAATCCAACATTAAGGTGCATGGTAAACAAGACTAGTAAGATTTTGTCATTTTGGGTAGAAAACTGAACAATTGTTGCTTCCCTTTCCTATTATTTAAAGTACAATATTTGCTTTCTTTCAAAATTAGCTGCTTAAGGCAGTTGTCTTACACAGCCTTACTGGCACTGTTGGACTTCTACAAATGCAGGGAGGAAAGATTCTCAGGTCTTGTCACCTGTCTAATCTGTTGCAAAAGAGCACTTGTACATCTGATGGAGAATCAATGGATTGTACAACCCAATATTTGTGCGGCTGTCAAAATACCTTTATTCAGATCAGTCTTTGTATTTTTGTGTCTGATGGTGTACAGTAATGTTCACCTAAAGGTTAACCCTCCTGAGTGTAGACGTAtattttatattaagattttttgtggtttaatataaaaaatgaaaagccATTTAATGTTAACCCACATTTTAAGCACTGAAGCAAATTTCTGTTTGTATGGTTTTGTGTTCAGGAAGTAATGAGAAAAGAATGGATGTTCAAACTGGTGGGAAAAGAGACATTTGCTGTGGGAGCATCCAAAACAAAAGCTACCATCAACATTGATGCAGTCAGTGGTTTTGCATATGAATATACCTTGGAAATTGATGGAAAGAGCCTTAAGAAGTACCTGGAGAACAGGTCAAAGACAACAAACACTTGGTTATTACACTTAGATGGTACAGATTTTAGGGTTGTATTAGGTAAGTTGTTTTAATCTACTGTTTGCATGGttgcttgtatttttgttttagcTTTGTTGTGGTATTCTCCAAATAATACTCATGTTGTTTGTTGTGACCTCTTTTGTTTGGGGAAAATTCTATTGTCTATTTTAAATATTGAAGAGTTATGAAAGACAGCTAAGTTGTAATTGGAAAAGTTTTTTCAGATTAACGAGATTCAGAAGCATTCTAAGAACTGTCTACAAATATATTGCATTGTATTGTCATTTGTGACTTTAGGCAGCTTGGACCTTTGTAATGCTATTCAAGCCTCTCAAAGAGGGGTGAGATTCAGGGATGGGTTAAGGATGAAGGACACCTTTATTCTTCCTTAGATCTCCCCTGATATGCTATGCAGTACTAGTGGGCTGACAGTTAATTTTTTCAGTGCCTGTATAGTTGGGCAAGGTGGACACAGATAGATGATGATGGGAAAAGCACATACTCTGGATATTTAGTATAATGTTGTATATATACAGCCTACTGTATatatcagtgattctcaaacttaggagtttagtgcacagctaaaaaaatgtGACGTACTGCTGCCGATTTCAATTCAATTTGAGATACAtcctgattttattgtatgcaatTTGCTGCCAGTGCCACCAGCCGGGTCAATCTCAGGTAAATTCCGGCTATAATCTGAGCTCAgacagctgatttgcaaagctgggagcttcctggatttgaaaagaggctggctgagcatggcttcTAGCCGGAAGTTACCCGGAATTCACCCAGCCAGCAGCATCGGCAGCAAAATGCATGCAGCAAAAATCATGAACCACAATGTAACTGAAGCAAGACTAGTTTCCTCTCTACTTTAATTTTCCCCCTACTTCTTCTTGTGTATAGGTTGTGCCCTTTTGCTCCATTACAGTTGAagaagtttatttgtttttggctTCTTGAGTATTCCAAGGAGGCATCTTAGGCTTCTCCTCCCCATTTCCCCATAATATAGTTTTGCACACTGCATGAAAACTACTGATGTGTATTGTGTATGTAATGGCCCACAgctacattttaaacatttgtttgaaACTAAAAACCTGACACTAGAAACTtgaaataatgaaacaaataTGTATGGCGTATGTGTAACAAAATGGTCCTCTTGCAAAGTCAAAGAGCCTtactgcattaataataataataataataataataataataataataggatttatttatatgccgcctaaCCACAGGGATTCCGGGCAGCTTAcagcagaggggataatagacagtaaGCTATTATACAATATTATACAAAGGTAAGCTGAGAGCAAGCAGcaaagaagcagctttctgcttacctcttCACATGCCCTCAAAGCACctctgttctccttccagagggagacagttgtaaaagtgtgccttttgccaaacataTTTTCTCAACATGATAAAAGATACACTTTTTACAACCGCCTCCCTTAGGCAAAAGGGAATAACTACAGTCATGATTAAATGACATAGAAAATAGTTGTCTAATTTATGTGACAATtcttttgtggtttcttttttcaGAGAAAGACACAATGGATGTTTGGTGCAAtggcaaaaaaatggaaacagcGGTATGTAATGTAGAAACACATTCATTTTGAGGAGAAAACAGTTAAATTAAAAAGGAATAGAGTGACTAATAGTGGATGTATATTAAATGGTCTTATAATGTGTGTAGAATTAAGACATGGAGACATTTAAATATTCTAAAATTACCAATTAAAAAGCAACCATAATTAATAAAGTGTCTTGTAGCACTTCAGAGATGAACAGATTTAGCTAAACTAGGTACTACATGGTAGTACAATGTTTTATATTAACCTTTGTGTCCTGACCTCCACCCCCTCAACTTCTCCAGATCCCAAGAGGTCTATACTTTTTAGCAGGCCTCCATCTAATCGTTACTATAActcattaaaatagttttattttctgTAAACTGAACCTGGTAAGATGGAGCCAGCTTAATATGACCAATTAGTAAACAAAAATTGCAAGCCACAGTATTCAAGTTAAGTAGCTGGGCTAGATGTATTCTGAAAGAGATCAGGTTCTATTTCATTCAACAGCAAAAAGAGTAAAACTTTAAATGCTATAAGACATAACCTCAGATGGGAAATTCTACAAGGCTTCTCAGCATTTTTGATCCAGTCGCTTTAAAATGGAGACAGCAGTATGTTCCAGAAATTACAAGAAGTCTGCCCCTTTATAAGCTCAGGTTAACAAGAATATTTCAAGACACAAGAACCATTTAAACCTAGATTTCAGTCCTACGTAACTTAAATCTTATGCAATaagtttaaaagtatttttagccAATGAAAGAAAAGTGTGAAAGATTATTCAAGTCCAGCAGGGTAGGAAAATTATGTGGTCAAGTACTATGGAATTATAGGATGGTCCCGCCACCAttgcaggctcacttggtgaggacactagagagagccttcttagtggctgctcccatcctctggaaatCCCTTCCGCAAGAGGCTAGGCTGGCACCCCTCTTCCTAGCCTTTTGCTAGCAAGTGAAAACGTTTGTATTTAgacaagcatttttaaaatcatgacagggtggcttaTTTGGGGTGCATGTTATGTtttatcttttgtatgtttttatgttaacttatattgttttaaatagatggttttaattgttttttttaatgttattgtgatgttttgaaatgtttttatcttgtaagctgccttaggtTCCTCCCTGGGAGACAGGTaacatagaaatgaaatggaaaggcttctcggccttttggttAAGATCAAacgtagaaataaataaataaataaataaatggctgtaAAATGTAGGCCACAGTCTTAAACATGGTTTTAATGAAGTGGGGCTCCACTGAATAGGGTAGCATTTACCTCTGAGTAGACTGATGTAGAAGTGCAGTCCTAGAATGCACCTTGAACTACCAGTGTGAGACATAGTAATTATTCCAAACGAAATTAACTCATTCTCATGCATTTAAATGTGAACAAAGTGTTGCCTGCAGGCCAGATGTGGGCACTATGTATGGCCCCAGAAGCCCAACAAAgttcccagattttttttaaaaaaaatgtccacatttgggggggggtattttttgtCCCCAAACTGCTCAAAATGTGTCTGGACTACAACAGTTTGTTTCCTTGACTCCTCAACCTTCCAAAAACACATAGAAAATGTTAAGAAGTAGCCAAAAACCTGCCAAAATGGCAGCTAGAAGTGTCACGGTGTTGCTTTGGGTCTGTGGAAGTACTCCACCAGGTGGGCACAGGATagaaaaaatccccccccccccatttgcacagtttcccactcctgatttaaaCAGACTGTTTCCCATGGAAGTTTTAGAAACATGGCCTTGATTAGGTTTGTACATGGAGGCTTAACAGCCTGGCCATTGTAGAACGCTTCTGTTAGGACCTACCATATacacttgtgtataagttgaggccAACCTTTGGGGACAAAAATCTGGATTTTTATATGGATATGTCGAAGGTCGGACTAAAggggcagcccagctgggaagaGGTTGCAGGGCGATTGATCCCCTTTCCCAGCCTGTCCCAAATGGCCTTGCCTCTGTGGAAGGAGCCCAGCTGGGAAGAGGTTGCAGGGTGATTGATCCCCTCTCCCAGCCTGTCCCAAATGGCCTTGCCTCTGTGGAAGGAGCCCAGCTGGGAAGAGGTTGCAGGGCGATTGATCCCCTNNNNNNNNNNTTCCCAGCCTGTCCCCAAATGGCCTTGCCTCTGTGGAaggagcccagctggggagaggctgcagggcgATCAGTCACCCTTCCCAGCCTATCCCCAGCTGGACTTTCCCCAATGGAGGCAGCCTGACTGGGAAGAGGTTGCGGGGCGATCGATTGCCCTTCCCAGCGTCTCCGCAACTGGGCTGTCCCTTGtggaggcagcccagctggggaaaGGCTTTGTCAAAGTACCGCATTGCCCAGTGTATAAATCTACCCAGGATTTTTGAGGCCATTTTGGGTcaaaaatttctcaacttataatcgagtatatacagtaaacgtACTGCAAAATGTTTTTCAGGAGCTCTGACCCTTTGAAAAGCATTTACCTGTATCTTGTTGTACTTTAGAAAAAATGTTTGGTATCTAATTAACATATGTAGCATTTCAGTACTTCTGggtatgttttcattttatttttttctttaccaGGGTGAATTTGTAGAAGATGGGACGGAAACGCATTTCAGTATTGGAAAACATAACTGTTGCATTAAAGCTATCAGTagtgggaagagaagggaaggaattcTTCATATGCTTATTGTGGATGATGGAGAAATCCCAGAAGCTTTGGAATAACTTTCAGATATTCTGACCATTATAGATGCAAAGATCAGGGATTTTCAATTACTGTGGTAATTGGCAACTTTTAATATGTACTTCTTGGTACAGTTTAGTTTGTGTTGTTCTTATTTTTTAGTTGCTATATATTAAATTTATGGGAAGACCAGATGAAAATGTAAAGTTATGTACAACCACATGCATTCCTAGTTATTTTCTAAATTATATATaagatatatctatatatattaatattacgACACTAAATTGGAACTTTGACTAATGTAGAAATTGTTTACAtggaaaattttaataaaataaactgcAGAATAAATCAATGAACTATGTTCATTACAATGTCTTGATTCTTTTAAAACACTCTTTAAAATAAGTGtcctgtcctttaaaaaaaaagaaaattagggCATTCTAGCAAACTGTTTTGGAGCTATACTAATAACACATGGGTCATCAGCTGTATTCCCAAGAGTCTTTTCTGTACAAGATTTCATCTGAACTACCCAGAACcacattccttcctctgatatgtGGATCTAGCTAGCCAACTTACTTTTTACTACAGCCCATGTACAGTTTCAGGGAGAAGTAACTCACACAGTGAAGAGCGGATTCTCTGGCTCTACAtatgaaagaaatgaatgtgGCTCTAAAAGCAGATCATATCTGATATGTGTGTCCAGGTAAAGGGAGAAGGGATCCATTATGCATTATGGCAATCCATTTTGCTGTGGTTAATTTGCAGCTGTGTATAGGAAGATGAATCATATCCTAACTTCTCAGAATTCATTGTCTGACCTTTAGGAAGATAACAATAAATAGGCTGAAATACCTATAAATAATCAGTATACCTAGTGCATATAGAGGTCAATGATGTCTGTAGAGTGCTTTGTGTGCACACCACCTGACACAAACaggaagaaacaacaaaatggctTGAGTTCACCAATTTAGCCGTTTTAAGCAGATTTATCTCTTTCTTTATAACCAGTGCTGAAAAGTAATTTTCTTTAAATGCAATCTCAATATTTACACTGTTACACCTTCCGTagctcatttttaaaagctatataactaatacaggttgaatttccctcATCTGAAGTGCtagggactagaagtgttttggattttggaatatttacatacatATTGAGATGTCTTATTGATGAAGCCCAAGTctaaaacacaaaattcatttatgtttcatatacaccttatacccaTAGCTTCaatataattttatacactatgtttttaataattttgtgcatgaaacaaagtttgtatacactgaactattggaagcaaaggtgtcactgtctcagccacccacatggagaattttgaattttggagtgttttgaatttctagataagggagactcaacctgtacataaaTCTCAGGTAGAAAATAGAGGTCAAGCAGCAGACTTTCATTctagaaaaataaatttgaactTGATAATCAGATgaaattctttgtttttaaagaaaggcagtttgtttgttttttacactgTATTATGATTCTGTGTTGTTAATTAGAACAGTCTGCTCTCTACTCTTGGATTAAATCTCTACTTTTGAGTGCTATTTCCACCCGAATGGTGGGCTAGTAAATAACATATACATCTGTGTCTCATTCCAGCAGTGAAAGTGAATGTAATTTCTTGATATATTTGCACTAAAAATTAACAATCTAATTTCTACCACTTTTAATGGTCAGAGACCATGCAACTATTAAACCAAAAAGTTTGAAGTTTCAATAATTGGCTACAAGtacataaaattatattattaaaaattattcttttttcaaaaaatagtCATTATATATACCATAGTTGTTGAATTCTCCTTTAGGTAAAGCACATCTGTTGTGCTAAAAAGGCTGTCACATGTTAAAAGGTCATAGACAATATTAAGCATCTAAATCCAAACATTTAATGTTCTGCATGGCAACATAAGAGTGAGCAGTCTTAGCCCAAAATCATGTCTagataaaatggcataatcaTTAGGCTatcttattttaaatatgtaaaccTTGTCAAAGTGGTATCTGGCTATCACACTGAAAATTAATGGTGCATCTGacagaaatacagtatttacTGCAAACTTTAAGTCAACAGAATAAATCAATAGCAATTAATGCAATATGCTATCTCATAtatacacactctctcacacacgcaCAGTTTTGAGGGATTTTTCATATAAAATCATATTTATAAAAGAAGAGTCTTGGACAACTGTTACTCAAAAACAGTTAAGTTATGTAGAACATTTGCtattatatctttgcatttaagAAACCAAATTTATACAGATAGTTTATAAAttggaattttaatttaaaagagtTCATATGATGAATGCAGCAgttctgttttaaataaaatgttaccatggttgttcttttatttttattaccgGTGGATAAATTACTTATTAAGCAGTAAGAATTCTTCAAGATTTTAATGAAGCAagcttttcttcccactgcacTGAAGAACTGCCATATGTAATTCAAACCCACCAAATCtactttatatttttatgagCCAAAGTCTCAAAGATTCTGGTCTGATATTTCCAAACTGGTCTTCTCTGCTGGATTCCAGAGCAGGGAACAAGTCAACAGATATAATGGCAGAGCTTGTTCCCTATTAAAAATGACAAAGATTTCAGGGTTGTGAATATCATCAACCACACTATCGTAGAGTTTCATACTGCTTGCACTGAGTGAAGGTGGTGCCACATAACTTCGACTGCCCCTTGTATATGAGCCTGTTACAACCTCTGCCTCAAATAAACAGATCAAATGGTCCATTTCACATTTTTCCTTTGTAGTTGCTACCAAACTTCTGGGATTCTTGTTAAAGTAGATGCCAGCTCCATATTTCTGGTCTGGAAGGAACACAGAgaacaaaaagtatttttataGTAGTACTAGTGGACATTAGCAGTTGACATGCACAGCCACTAGCTGTGGACACCACCTGACATGAGGACCAAGTAATAAATGAGGGCCAAGTAATAAATGCTGggattttttgaacattttactgTAATCAATATTTGTACATATGGTCAACCATTGGTAGTACCAGCTCTCTTTTTGCTATACCTGAGAGTAAAAAAATCGACATTATTTGCCTTGCATGTATAGGATGATATGATAATTTAAGACCCAGACATTAAGTACTGTTTGGCTTtagatttttaaatacattttttgttttaaatctataTGAATAGACATCTGTGCATCAATAAAGTGGTCAACTTGTGAAAATTATTACTGGTACAGTATTGGTACAGCTGCAGGTTTCCAACAATATTCATGGACTACcattcaacataaagaaaacaaaaataattatgacagattctagacaaattcaacctagacaatcaAGAAGTAGAAGcaataaaagagttctcatatctggatTCAAACACTGATAGGAAGAGGGACtgaagccaggaaatcagaagaagattatgaATGGGGAAGGCAACTATGAAAggactagaaaagattctaaaaatgaaatatatacaactgaacacaaaagttagaatcggaGAAGCCATTAtttttcctattaccatgtacaaatgcaagagctgaacagttaagaaagaaggaagaaaactcatttgcgatatggtgctggagaagagagctaaggattgcatggacagccaaaaagacaaacaatagagtctttgaacagatcaaactggaaatctccctggaatccaagatgacaaaattgggctgttgtacttcagacacatcatgagaaggcataaatcactggaaaaaaacattaatgctaggaaaggtggagggaagtagaaagagaggaaggtcacatgctagatggatagatgggTATGactgcaggaactaagcagaacagtagagaacagggagttttggagatgtttcatctacaAGGTTGCCGTGGGCCAAGAATGAcgcaagggcagttaacaacaaatgctgTATTTACCTTGTGAAGAGTATGTTTTCTGAAATCCAGTTTTACACACTAGACTACAGTACTGAGCTGGCACACAATGATATAATCTATGGCAAACTGGCATTCCAGtattttttccctctgtttttcttttaatcctTTGGAAGGCAGATTCTAATAGAGGATTACATATTTTCTCtatctgaaataaaaatgaaataaaaagctgtGTCCAATTTAGAAACAGTTACAATGAAAATATAAGCTGTTACAGCtctacatttaaatttaaatgcctTGTGGAACTTGGTTTTTCTCATTAAATTTGAAAATCTTTTATTCTCAAAAAGAAAACCAGAGCTCCATTTCACTACATTAAGCAAACAATTGGATATAGTGGTAGCAATGTTTGTTTAGGGATAAGGAAGACCCTGGTTCAAACTATTCAGTCAACCTCTTCTATGACCTTGTCTCAGTCACTATGTATTTGCAGGGCTGTTGCAAAGATAAAATGGGTTGTGGGAAATATACAGCCTTGTTCAAAATTTGGAAGGCCACATAATTGGGCTATAAATGGCACTAACCTGCCTTATCTGGTATTAAGGTAGTATTAGTGACATGCAACTTTGAGATGTTAAAATACAATGCCCACTCACCCTATGAACTGATCATAAACCAACATGCTAAGCCATGTGAGggagttttttattttatgttttgaagaGCAGGCCATATTAAACTGAAACCATCAGATCACCATTTGTAATCTAGCTCCAATAAACATCATAAAGTTAACAAGAGTTCCAGACCATGCATCATTCTGCACTGAGCTGTGGTCTCCAATCCATGTTGGGGATTTcactgcaatttttaaaattcagtagaCACATCACAAATCACTGGTCCCTGTATTCCCATGAGTAAAAATGTGCTCACAGGAGCACAACTGTcatctcccacttcccccctctAGCCCGTGCCGCAGAGGGACGGGGGACCATCTGAAACAGTTTGGGAAATTATGCTAGAGGctcaaaaaaaaagaggggaattGCCAAAAAATTCATCTATCAACGGGAGCCTCTGCTGGATCATAGTCCTTTCCATGAATGGAAAGAGTTTTCTTATCTGTGCAAGGCCAGCTCAGGACCTTTATTGAATAAAAACTTTAGCTTTATAGGAGTAAAACACATGAGCCAAATAAAGCGTTTCATACTGCTTTGAAAacagggcatttagatgacacacgcctccaaagcaggtggaaaccagATTGAAACTGTGGTCCGGGGCTAAAAACGGGAGCAAAAAGAATCCTAAAAATATGCACTTTTGTGCCTGCATATAAACTCTCCAACGCTAGAGCAGTTCAAAAGGAGTGCTCCATCCTAATCCTAAAGGTGCATATAAATACACTGATGCAAGTGCATATTAAAAAAGGACAGAGCTGTTATACCCAAGCGGACAGAGCGGCAAtagaaaaaagtgaaagtgtgatatctccaatggatgtaattaccatataaacaaaccagacagtccaaggggggcatggggtgaatgGGGGCTGAAGGGGGCATGTGGGAGGGGGTCTCCATGATGGTGCTTTTCCAGTATTTTACAGGGTACACCAATGCTCCAATGCCCTGAACCAGTGGAGGATCACACGTGCGACGGTGTAGCCATTCAAAGAGGCAGCCATCCAATGAGATAGCATCTTGGCAGCAGGCAGTTGCCGTCGGTGTGTTTGTGCAACTGCCTACTACCTAAGTGCCAACCCACTGGATCTAgataatcaaaactgcaagatGAAGTGGGCATTGACAGGTTGCTATCGCTCCATTTTTTAACATAGCTGATACTAAGTGGCAGAACAGATAGGCAAGAAAAAGTGGCTCGagcctgctttttccaaaagcgtTTTGAAATCCCACTGTCCACAtcagctgctcccaaggtggcctgAATGTGCATGGCCTGATCACACAGCACAGCATCAAGCCGCACCGCTGGGTAATATTTTGGTCTCCTCCCCACCATCCATGTACATCATCAGTCAAGCCATATGCAGCTGAGCCACCTTAGGGAGCAACCGATGCAAGACAGCAGGGTTTCAAACCGCTTTCAGGAAAAAGCAGAATCAAActgttttttcctgcctgtctgttccgCCCCATAGTGTCAGGTATGCACAGAAAAGGAGAGGGATAGCAACCTGTCAATGCCCATTCCAGCTTGCAGTTTTGATTATCTAGATTCAGTGGGTCAGTAAAAACCTGTCGACATACAAAATGACCTTGACTTCCTAAATTCTTGTTCATTTCACATGTCTCAGTACATCCTTCCAAATTATTTTGCCACTGATGATATTCTTACCTTGAGAACCCTCAGGCCAGCTTTTTCAAGTTGCCTTTCCTTATCCTTGAATTCTTGAAGATATGACTCTATCGGAGTGACTTGGTAACAATATTTATTTGTCATCTCTGCATGCCCTTCTTGATGCGGGTATGCATCAAGATGCCCTGATGCTCCTAGATGTAGGTAATAAGGTAATAAAAATTAGACTTCTAGATTAGAAAAGTGGCTAAATTTCTTGGAGAAGTATACTGCCTCTCTTCCTCTTGGCttaataaaaaggagaaaactaCTTCCTGAAATACAGAATAAGTGCTTTCAGAATAAGTGTTTTTCTTCCATAAAGGTCTCTTACTAGACCTTTACAGAACAGTCTACAAGGACTGGTAGAATAGCAATGTTTTCTTAGAGGTAACACCTGCAAGGATAAGAATCATTAAATCACTGCCCATTTGTGGACACTCCTTCAGATCCTAACTTATGCTTTTAGAAGATGCCCTGAAATCAATGACTTTAATTACTCAGAACAAACATCAGTCTTACTGATTTCAATAGGCCTAAACTAAGCACAGTTAAGATCTAACCCACTAAGATTAATATGAGATTAGCAGAAGAATTAAAACATAGAACATTAAAACGTATAAAACATGGTTTCAGATAGGATTTTAATTAAAAGAAGTTGCCTTATGTGAAAGTATATTTAATCACTGCAGTGTTGTGATAAATGTATCTATGTACCTCTCATTGCAAGATAAGCCTCATTCAGGTGTTCTCTACCCTGGAACAATAACCATGCAAGGAGGGGAAAATTATTCCATTGGCCTCCATATAAGGAGAGTAACAGTCTGAAGAGGAAGGACTGCTATCCATGGAGGCTCTCTCCATGATTTCAAAATTGCACGGAGAGCCTCCGCTGATAGTGGAGACTTTCCTGTTCTCACCATCACCTCTGCAAGTAGAATCGGACAGAACTAGTGACAGAAGGGGTGAAATTATAACCCTCTCTGGCATGTTTATTAACAGATATGGAACTCATGAATAGACCTATAATTATACAGATTTCTGTATTATGAGAATATTccaaaactaccatatatactcagctataagtcgaCCTCTTGTATAACTGAGAGCAGGTTTCGGGGCCAAAATTATGTTTTTTaccaagggtaaaacttaggggcatgtaacacagcatctaaaggatggagcaaaggaaaacaatgccaaaaaacttacaaaattccagcaggcataactgtttctgctcaccctaaagactggaaggatgagagagcagaggggaatcactgcttccatgacagattatgctcttgcctttcatcagggaatggttccttttttaaaaaat is a window from the Sceloporus undulatus isolate JIND9_A2432 ecotype Alabama chromosome 1, SceUnd_v1.1, whole genome shotgun sequence genome containing:
- the FAIM gene encoding fas apoptotic inhibitory molecule 1 translates to MTDLVAIWEVALSDGVHKIEFEHGTTSGKRVIYVDGKEVMRKEWMFKLVGKETFAVGASKTKATINIDAVSGFAYEYTLEIDGKSLKKYLENRSKTTNTWLLHLDGTDFRVVLEKDTMDVWCNGKKMETAGEFVEDGTETHFSIGKHNCCIKAISSGKRREGILHMLIVDDGEIPEALE